A segment of the Natrinema sp. SYSU A 869 genome:
GGTGAGTGCGATAGCAGTGGGTGGAAGACGCCGAACAGTGACTGCTTCGAGACCGGTTTGTCCGTCACTGACACCCATCCGTAACTATATATACCCCCTTCTATGACTAGAGAGCATGCCAGATGGTAACAACCATCGGAGTGGCGATCATAGCCGACGAGACGTCCTCAAATACGGCGCTGCGGGTGGCACGGCCCTCGTTGCCGGATGCCTCGGCGGGAGCAGTAGCACGGACCGATTCCGCGTCTTCGACCCGGAAACGAGTGGGACGCTTCCGTCCCAGCGCCACTGTAACCCATTCAACCCGACCCAGCGCGGAACGTGGCATCCGGGAGCACTCATCTGCGACCGCCCCGTGATGTACAGTCCAGCGGAGGTCGAGGCCTATCCCCTGATCGCGACCGACTGGGAGATGACCGACGACACCACGCTGGAGATGACGTTCAGCGATGAGTGGACCTGGCACAACGGCGATCAGCTCGTCGCCGACGACTGGGTCATGCAACTGCAGATGACGCTCGCGATTCTGGAGTTCCAGGCCGAGGACGGCGAGCGACCCCACCAGTTCATCGAGTCCGCCGAGGCACCCGACGAGCAGACGGCGCGGATCAGCCTCTACGATCCGATCCCGGAGACGGTCGCGGTCCAGAACGCCACCGCCGACATCCTCGGCGACGAGGGTCGCGGCATCTTCACCAAACACGACGACGACCAGTGGAGCGACTGGCACCAGCAACTCCAGGAGGCTGACGACTCCGAGATGGAGGCTCTCGTCGGTGAGCTCACGTCGGAGTCGTATCCGCTAGTCGAGGACGCGGTCGGCAACGGTCCGTTCCAAGTCGCCGACATCGGAGATAACGTCATGGTCTTCGAGAAGTACGAGGATCATCCGAACGCCGACAACCTCAACTTCAGCGAGTTCTCGATCCACCTCTACCAGACCGACATCCCAACTCAGCCGTACGTCAACGGCGAGGTCGACGGTGCACATAACGAGTTCCCCGTGAAGGACGACGTTACGAGCCAACTCCCCGACGGGCACACGCTCGTCAGGGAAAACCTGTCGACCAACAAGCTGCTCACGTTCAATTGCGGCCACAGCGTCTCCTACGACACGCCGTTCGAGAGCGCGAACGTCCGCAAGGCGGTCTGTCACGTCTTCGACCGCCAGCAGGTCACCGGGGTCCTCGAGGGCGTCAATCAGATATTCGACTGGCCGCCGTGTCGCGTCCCGGGGACCACTCTGGAGAGCGGTTCCCACGACGCCGCAGAGTGGGTCGGGGATTTCACCAAGTACGGCCAGAACGACACCGAGCGCGCCGCCGAACTCCTCGAGGGAGAGGGGTACACGCTCGAAGACGGGCAGTGGTACACGCCAGACGGTGAAGTCTTCGAGATCGATATCATGAACGGCTCCAAGCAGAAGCATATCGGCGTCCTCAAGGAGAATCTGAAGGGGTTCGGCATCGAGACGAATCAGGAGCAGGTCGACGATGCGACGTTCGACGAGCGCCGCCACGCCGGCGAGTATGACATGATGCCCGACACGTCGTCCGCCAACGGCGTCCGAGCGATGTGGGAACTGGACCTCGTGCCGACCTGGATCCAGTCGATCACGCACTTCGACCCCCAGGCGGAAATTCCGCTGCCCGTCGGCGATCCCGAGGGCTCGAGCGGGACGAAGACGTTCAACATCGAGGAACACATCCGGGACTGGCAGATCACCGACGACGACCAGTACCACCGCGAGCTGCTGTGGTGGTGGAACCAGACCGTCCCGCAGATGGAGGCGATGTTCCAGCCCGACGCCGGTGCCTACAACGGCGACAACTGGACGATCGACGGGCCGGACGGTATCCTCCACGGGGTCGACGACGCGCTGTACCTCGTCACCAAGACGGACGAAGCGACGATGACGTATACGGGCTGATATTTGGTTTCGTCGTCTCGAGCGAAACTGTCGTCGGACCGTCACGGTCGACGGGTCGACATCAGTTCCGAATCGGTCCCCCGGAACTGCGGATCCATTCGGATTCACTGGCCAGCAGTTCGGTCCCGTTTCTGAACGAATCAGCACCGCTGACGGACTGTACTGAGCGAATATGTGACGAACTGTTTCATCCATCACTGATAACCGTCCAATAGTTAAATATATATCCCCTTCCACGACTAGGGTGTATGCCAGAGGGTAACAACTGGCGGACCAGCAGTCCTAGCCGTCGAGATGTCCTCAAATACAGCGCTGTCGGTGGGACAGCACTTGTTGCCGGATGTCTGGGTGGGAGTAGTAGCACAGATCGATTCAGAGTATTCGACGCGGAGACGAGCGGGACGCTTCCGTCCCAGCGTCACTGCAACCCGTACAACCCGACCCAGCGCGGGACGTGGCACCCGGGGGCGCTCATCTTCGACCGACCCGTGATGTACAGTCCGGCGGAGGACTCGGCCTATCCCCTGATCGCGACCGACTGGGAGATGACCGACGACACTACGCTGGAGATGACGTTCAGCGACGAGTGGACCTGGCACAACGGTGATCAGCTCACTGCCGAGGACTGGGTCATGCAGTTGCAGATGTCGCTCGCGATTCTGGAGTACCAGGCAGATGACGGGTCACGTCCTCACCAGTTCCTCGAGTCCGCCGAGGCGCCCGACGAGTATACGGCGCGGATCAACCTCCACGACTCGCTCTCGGAGACGGTCGCAGTCCAGAACGTCACCGCCGACCTCGTGGGCGACGAGAGCCGCGGAATCTTCACCAATTCCTCCGACGACCAGTGGAGCGAGTGGCACCAGCGGCTCCAAGAGGCAAGCGACTCCGAGATGGAGACCATCCTCGAGGAGATCACGTCCGAGGGGTATCCGATGCTCGAGGACGCGGTCGGGAACGGTCCGTTCCAGGTCGCCGATATCGGAGACAACGTCATGGTCTTCGAGAAGTACGAGGACCATCCGAACGCCGACAACATCAACTTCAGCGAGTACTCGTTCCACCTCTACGAGAACAACAACCCGACCCAGCCGTACGCCAACGGCGAGGTCGACGCCACACACACCCAGTTCCCCGTCGAGGACGATGTCAAAAGCCAACTCCCCAATGGGCACACGCTAATCAAGGAGAGCTTCTCGACTAACAAGCTGTTCACATTCAACTGCGGGTACGATGTTGAGTACGATACGCCCATGTCGAACGCGAACGTCCGCAAGGCGGTCTGCCACGTCTTCGACCGCCAGCGGGTCACCCAGGTCCTCGAGGGCGTCAATCGGATGTTCGACTGGGCACCGTGTCGCGTCCCGGGGAACGTCCTGGAAAACGGCACCCACGACGCCGCGGAGTGGGTCCAGGACTTCACCAAGTACGGCCAGAACGACACCGGGCGTGCCACCGAACTCCTCGAAAAGGAAGGATACACGCTCGAAGACGGTAAGTGGTATACGCCGGACGGCGAGCGCTTCGAGATCAACATCATGAACGGCTCCGAGCGGAAGGACTTGGGCGTTCTCAAGGACAATCTGAGAGAGTTCGGCATCAAGCCGAACCAGGAGCAGGTCGACGACGCGACGTTCGACGAACGCCGCCAGGCCGGCGAGTACGACATGATGCCCGACGGCTCGTCTGCCAACGGTGTCCGGGCGATCTGGGCGCTGGATCTCGTGCCAAACTGGATCCAGTCGATCTCGCACTTCAATCCCGAAGCGGAGATTCCGATGCCCATCGGCGACCCCGAGGGATCCGAAGGCACGAAGACGATCAACGTCGAGGAACACATCCGGCAGTGGCAGGTCACCGACGACGATCAGTACCACAAGGAACTGATGTGGTGGTGGAACCAGACCCTCCCGGAGATGGAAGTGATGTTCCAACCCGACGCCGGCGCGTACAACGCCGATAACTGGCAACTCGACGCACCGGACGGTATCATCGACGGGACCGAGGACGCGCTGTACCTCATCCCCAAGACGGACGAAGCGAGCATGGAGTACATCGGCTAACGGATGTCCCATCACCGGCTCCGATAGGTACCATACTGTTCGTGCAGATCAAGATTTAAGAGCGTCTCCGAGAACTAGTCCGCATGGGATTCCTCCAAGCCGTTTCGCAGGTCGTTCTCGGTGTTAATTTTCTGTTCTTGGTACTGCTTGGGTTCTCGTTCATCTTCATCGAGCCGGGGACGGGTCCGTACGTCATGGCAGTACTCACGCTCATTCCCGTCGTCCTCTCGCTGGTCGCGAGCGTTGCGATCATCTATACCGGCTGGGATCCGTTCTAGTCGGGTGCGACTGGCGTCCGTCCGGGCTCTGTCGGAAGTTCGATAGCTGTCGAGTTGGGGAGAATCTTCGCTCGGTTTGACAATTGTTTTTTCGTACTGTCGATATTGTCGACAGCTATCAGCTCTCGAGGGGCATGGGAACATTGATAATGAACCATTCTGAATAAATACCCATCCACTATGGTAACAATAGACTGGCGTATTAGGAGACTCGGGCAAGCGGTGTTCACGGTGTGGGCCGTGATCACACTCTCGTTTGCGTTGGTACGGTTGATGCCCGGGAACATGATGGGTGCGATGGTTACCCGACTGGCCCGGAAGGGTATTAATCCGGCACGGGCCCGTGAACTCGTCGAATATCGGATGACGATCGACCCCGATGCACCGCTCCTGCCTGCGTACGTCTCCTACGTCACGGACACGCTGCAGGGGAACCTAGGGCAATCCGTCTACTACAGTCGGCCAGTCGTGGATGTCCTCGCGGAGGCCGTTCCGTGGACGCTGTTCGTGCTGAGCTGGGCGGTGTTCATCAGCTTCTTTATCGGCATCTCCATCGGTGCGCTGATGGCCTACTGGGAGGGCGGAAAGCTGGACGTCGGGCTGACGTCGTACGCCGTCCTGATGGGGTCGATTCCGTTCTACGTGCTCGCGATCCTCCTGTTGATATTCATGTCGTACCGACTGGGTTGGTTCCCCACCGGCGGTCGTCAGCCGATCAGTGCCGATCCGGGATTCAATCTGGTGTACATCAGCGGGATCGTCCGCCACGCTACACTACCCGTTATCTCGATGCTCGTCGCCTCCGGCGTCGCCTCGCTGGGAATGCGCGGAAACAGTATCCGCGTCCTCGGTGAGGACTACCTCCGCGTCGCCCGTCTTCGCGGTCTCTCGGACATTACGATCTCTACTCAGTACGTCGCCCGCAACGCCGTCCTGCCGATGTACACGACGCTGCTGATCAGTATCGGCGAGATGTTCGGCGGGTCGATCGTCTTAGAGCAGGTGTTCCAGTACCGCGGGGTCGGCTGGTACATGCTGTCCGCCACCCACCAGCGTGACTATCCGCTCATGATGGGCGGATTCATGGTCATCACAGTGGCGATGGTCATCTCTCTGCTGCTGGCCGACCTGACCTACGGATACGTCGACCCGCGAGCACGGAGGTCACAATGACGCGAAATCCAGAGACGCCAACGGACGACGATGAACGGATGGACCTCGAGAGCGCAATCGTCGACGACACCGATGCCGAGGCGGACGCCGACGAGCGGATCGAAACCGACGGCGGCGTCGGCACGCCCTTCGAGGTCGTCTCCGAGTACGAGGAGACGCGACGTGATCGCTACCGCAAGCTGTACGACGCGTACATCTACACGCCGATCTCCATCATCTGGCGCGACTGGCGCGCTCGAATCGGCTTCACGATCGTCGCGATGTACCTGCTGATGGGGACCGTCGGAACGATGTTCGTCGAACCGACGACCGTGACCGAAGGGACGGCGCTCGTCGCGCCGTTTGAGAACATGGAGTACCCCTTGGGACGGACAATCAGGGGCGAGACCTGCTCTCGCAGACGGTCCACTCGACGTCGACGATCCTCAAGATGGTCCTCGCGGGTGCGGTGTTTACCGTCGGGATCGGCACGATCATCGGCTCCATCGCCGGCTACAAGGGCGGCATGACCGACACGGTCCTGAGTTCGATCACCGACGTATTCATCAACATCCCCGGCTTCCCACTCGTGATGGTGCTGGGACTCATGTTCGACGACCAAATTCTCGGTAACCCGATCGCAATCGGTGTGTTGCTGAGCATCGCGTCGTGGGGCGGACTCGCGCGGGCGATCAGATCGCAGATGCTCACGCTCCGGGAAGAATCGTTCGTCGAGGCCTCGCAGGCGATGGGTATCGGGACGCCGACGATCGTCTTCAAGGAAATCGTCCCGCACCTGATGCCGTTCGTGGTGATCAACCTCACGAACGCCGGCCGGAAGGTCATCTTCGAGGCGGTCGCCCTGTACTACCTCGGAATCTTACCCTTCGAGAACTTGAACTGGGGGAGCATCCTGAACCAAGCCTACGGGGCGAACGCGCATGCCCGCCCTGACGCACTTCATTGGTTCCTAGTCCCCATGTTCTCGATCGTGTTCATCTCGGTCGGACTGACCCTGCTGGGGCAGTCCCTCGACCGGGTGTTCAACCCGCGAGTCCGGGCCCGACACGAGAAGACGACCGCTAATGTCGAGGCCGAAGGCGACGGCGAAACGCAGACGCAAGATTCGATGGGTGTCTAACATGACTGTTTCCGAAACCGACTACCAACCCGAACCGGCACAAGGCGATTCGATCCTCGAAATACGGAACGCGTCCGTCTCGTTCGACATGGACCGCGGCGAATCGCGTGTCCTCGACGACGTCGATCTGGATATCGAGCGAAACGAAATCCTCGGCGTCGTCGGTGAGAGCGGCAGCGGGAATCCATGCTCGCGTCGGCGCTGCTCGACGCGATCGTCGACCCGGGCGTCCTCTCCGGGGACATTACGTACCATCCCCCGGACGGCAGCCCGATCAATATCCTCGATCTCGATAAGCAGGGACTCAAGGAACTCCGCTGGGAGGAGATTTCGATGGTGTTCCAGGGCGCGATGAGTTCCTTCAACCCCGTCCGCAAGATCCGAACGCACTTCGTCGAGACGCTCGACGCCCACGACTACGACATCGACGAAGGCATGGAGCGAACGCGGGGCATCCTCGAGGACCTGTATCTCGATCCCGATCGTGTCCTCGACTCCTACCCCCACGAACTCTCGGGAGGGATGAACAGCGCGCGCTCATCGCCCTGAGTCTGGTGCTCGAACCCGAAGTGCTGGTAATGGACGAGCCGACGGCCGCACTGGACCTCCTGATGCAGCGGTCGATCATCTCGCTGATCCAAGAGATCAAGGAGGAGTACGATCTCACGATCGTCTTCATTACGCACGACCTGCCGCTAGTCGCGGACATCGCGGATCGGATCGGGGTCCTCTACGCCTTCGAGTTCGTCGAACTCGGTCCGACCGACGAGATCCTCGAGAACGCCGCGCACCCGTACACGCGGTTACTGTTGAAGTCGACGCCGAATCTTGAGGCGCCGATCGAGACGATGCAGCCGGTCGAGGGATCGGCGCCGGACCCGGTGAACGTCCCGTCGGGCTGTTCGTTCCACAGGCGATGTCCGCTCGCCACCGAGGAGTGTCGCGACGTCGATCCCGGACCGTACGACGCCAGTTCGAACCACGTTTCCCACTGTCACCACTGGGAAGAGGCGCGCGAAGAGATCCCGATGACGTACGACCTCGAGTCGATCGATACCGGATCCGAGACGGCGAAGATCGGCAAGGGAGACACGGCCTCGCGGACCGCGTCGGCCCAACCGGTCGTCTCGCTCGATGATGTCGAGGTCCACTTCGAGAAGGAGAAGGGGTTCCTCGATATGTTCGACGAGCCCGACGTCGTCGAGGCCGTCGACGGCGTCTCGATGGATATCTACGAGAAGGACGTGGTCGTCCTCGTCGGCGAATCCGGCTGTGGGAAGACCACGCTGGGCAAGACGGCGGTCGGACTCCAGGAACCGACCGGCGGGAGCGTCAACTACCGGGGCCACGATATCTGGGACGTCAAGGCGGGCAACGGCGACGGCGAGCTCTCGTGGGACGAGATCCGCCGGTCGCTCCAGATCGTCCACCAGGATCCGGGCAGCGCCCTGAACCCCATCGTCGCGTCAAGGCGAGCCTCGAGGCCCCGCTCAAGCGCTGGAACGGCGAACTCGACGGCAACGACCGGAAACAGCGCATCCTAAGCCTGCTCGAGCACGTCGGGATGACGCCGCCGGAGGACTACATCGAGCGCTATCCGCACCAGCTCTCGGGCGGCGAACAACAGCGCGTCGCGCTCATCCGAGCGATGCTGATGAACCCCGACGTGATCATGGCCGATGAGCCGGTCAGCGCGCTCGACGTCTCGCTGCGCGTCGAGATGATGGATCTCATGATCCAGCTTCAGGATACGTTCGACACGTCGTACCTGTTCGTCTCCCACGACCTCTCGAACGCCCGCTACATCGCCGAGAAGACTGGCGGCCGGATCGGCGTCGTCTATCTCGGTCGGCTGGTCGAGATCGGGCCACCGGAGCAGATCATCCACAACCCGCAACATCCCTACACGCAAGCGCTGTGCTGGGCGACGCCGGAACTCGGTGCCGACAACGACGAGGAGTCGCCGATCCGCGAGATCGACATTCCCGACCCGACGAACCCGCCGAGTGGCTGTCGCTACCACACGCGCTGTGCCAAGGCACGAGAGGTCTGTCGGAGTCAGGATCCGGCGTCGTATGACGTCCCCGACGACGCGTTACACGAGGCCGCGTGTTTCCGCGTCGAAGGCAACCACGAGTACTGGAACAGCGAGTCGATTACGGACGACGGCGAACTGCTCGAGCAGACGAACGACTGACCGTCGACGAACCGTTTTTGCGTCTTCGTAGTAGCCGGTCACACTGTCCGATCGACGACCTGTTTTGTGTGGTTCGTGACGAGAATCAGCAGTCGGTACCAGCGGCCCGTCAGATCGACGGTCCGACGCGCGTGATCGCGAACGAGGTGACGCCGTGGCGCTCCGAACTCGTTGGCTCACCGTTCAGGACCGCCCGCAACGTCGTCAGCAGTTCGTCGGGCGTCGTCGTTCCAGCGAACGCGTCGAGGTCGTCGCGCAGCGCGGCGTACGTAGTGCGGTCGCCGGTGACCTTGAGCACCGGAACGATCGGGTGGCCTGCGGGAATCCCGTCGGCGGTGACGTGGATCACGACCTGTGCGCCGGCAGCCGCCAACGCCGTGGCCGCTTCGTCGAACGCCGACGGCGTATCGACCAGCGCGACGCCGGCGTCGTGTGTGGCCCACTGTCCGTACTCGAGAACGTCCCGAACGGGGCGGTCACCCCAGAGTCGGCGTACCTGATCCGAGGTCGCATCCGCGGCGCGCTTTCGTGTCGCGGTTACGGCTGCCGGCGAGTCGTACGCGCGGTCCGTCACGCCGTCCAGGCGCTCCTGTGCGTCGGCGGTGGTGACGCGCTCGCGAACGGCGTCGGCGTGGGCATGGACCCGCTCGTTGCCCGCGATCAGGGCGCGGCCGCCGGCGTCGACGATCCGCTCGACGACGCCTCCCACGAGCGGATCCGCCGTCTCCAGCGACGAGGGCTGGCAATCACTGCTGACGACGCCGATCGTCGCCGCCTCGAGACCGACCCGCGAGCGCTCCGCCTCGGTCCGCTCGAGGAGATTCGTCGCGCGGTCGATTCCCGTCTCACGACACGCGTCGGTGCCGCCCGCCTGCTGGATCGCGACCTCCTCGACCGGAACCCCGCGGTCGGCGATTTCGCCGGCGAGCCGGTCGCTCTGGAC
Coding sequences within it:
- a CDS encoding ABC transporter substrate-binding protein — encoded protein: MPDGNNHRSGDHSRRDVLKYGAAGGTALVAGCLGGSSSTDRFRVFDPETSGTLPSQRHCNPFNPTQRGTWHPGALICDRPVMYSPAEVEAYPLIATDWEMTDDTTLEMTFSDEWTWHNGDQLVADDWVMQLQMTLAILEFQAEDGERPHQFIESAEAPDEQTARISLYDPIPETVAVQNATADILGDEGRGIFTKHDDDQWSDWHQQLQEADDSEMEALVGELTSESYPLVEDAVGNGPFQVADIGDNVMVFEKYEDHPNADNLNFSEFSIHLYQTDIPTQPYVNGEVDGAHNEFPVKDDVTSQLPDGHTLVRENLSTNKLLTFNCGHSVSYDTPFESANVRKAVCHVFDRQQVTGVLEGVNQIFDWPPCRVPGTTLESGSHDAAEWVGDFTKYGQNDTERAAELLEGEGYTLEDGQWYTPDGEVFEIDIMNGSKQKHIGVLKENLKGFGIETNQEQVDDATFDERRHAGEYDMMPDTSSANGVRAMWELDLVPTWIQSITHFDPQAEIPLPVGDPEGSSGTKTFNIEEHIRDWQITDDDQYHRELLWWWNQTVPQMEAMFQPDAGAYNGDNWTIDGPDGILHGVDDALYLVTKTDEATMTYTG
- a CDS encoding ABC transporter substrate-binding protein, whose protein sequence is MPEGNNWRTSSPSRRDVLKYSAVGGTALVAGCLGGSSSTDRFRVFDAETSGTLPSQRHCNPYNPTQRGTWHPGALIFDRPVMYSPAEDSAYPLIATDWEMTDDTTLEMTFSDEWTWHNGDQLTAEDWVMQLQMSLAILEYQADDGSRPHQFLESAEAPDEYTARINLHDSLSETVAVQNVTADLVGDESRGIFTNSSDDQWSEWHQRLQEASDSEMETILEEITSEGYPMLEDAVGNGPFQVADIGDNVMVFEKYEDHPNADNINFSEYSFHLYENNNPTQPYANGEVDATHTQFPVEDDVKSQLPNGHTLIKESFSTNKLFTFNCGYDVEYDTPMSNANVRKAVCHVFDRQRVTQVLEGVNRMFDWAPCRVPGNVLENGTHDAAEWVQDFTKYGQNDTGRATELLEKEGYTLEDGKWYTPDGERFEINIMNGSERKDLGVLKDNLREFGIKPNQEQVDDATFDERRQAGEYDMMPDGSSANGVRAIWALDLVPNWIQSISHFNPEAEIPMPIGDPEGSEGTKTINVEEHIRQWQVTDDDQYHKELMWWWNQTLPEMEVMFQPDAGAYNADNWQLDAPDGIIDGTEDALYLIPKTDEASMEYIG
- a CDS encoding ABC transporter permease, translating into MVTIDWRIRRLGQAVFTVWAVITLSFALVRLMPGNMMGAMVTRLARKGINPARARELVEYRMTIDPDAPLLPAYVSYVTDTLQGNLGQSVYYSRPVVDVLAEAVPWTLFVLSWAVFISFFIGISIGALMAYWEGGKLDVGLTSYAVLMGSIPFYVLAILLLIFMSYRLGWFPTGGRQPISADPGFNLVYISGIVRHATLPVISMLVASGVASLGMRGNSIRVLGEDYLRVARLRGLSDITISTQYVARNAVLPMYTTLLISIGEMFGGSIVLEQVFQYRGVGWYMLSATHQRDYPLMMGGFMVITVAMVISLLLADLTYGYVDPRARRSQ
- a CDS encoding ABC transporter permease encodes the protein MVLAGAVFTVGIGTIIGSIAGYKGGMTDTVLSSITDVFINIPGFPLVMVLGLMFDDQILGNPIAIGVLLSIASWGGLARAIRSQMLTLREESFVEASQAMGIGTPTIVFKEIVPHLMPFVVINLTNAGRKVIFEAVALYYLGILPFENLNWGSILNQAYGANAHARPDALHWFLVPMFSIVFISVGLTLLGQSLDRVFNPRVRARHEKTTANVEAEGDGETQTQDSMGV
- a CDS encoding UxaA family hydrolase; translated protein: MTRDTGSEAEAEPEAEAMTGNTAEIDHDAGTGFTAYDRDRDGIGVRNRVLVVPSVICSHTVADRIASEVPGAVSTPHDHGCGQLGDDSERTERTLVGVAANPNVAGALAVGLGCETVQSDRLAGEIADRGVPVEEVAIQQAGGTDACRETGIDRATNLLERTEAERSRVGLEAATIGVVSSDCQPSSLETADPLVGGVVERIVDAGGRALIAGNERVHAHADAVRERVTTADAQERLDGVTDRAYDSPAAVTATRKRAADATSDQVRRLWGDRPVRDVLEYGQWATHDAGVALVDTPSAFDEAATALAAAGAQVVIHVTADGIPAGHPIVPVLKVTGDRTTYAALRDDLDAFAGTTTPDELLTTLRAVLNGEPTSSERHGVTSFAITRVGPSI